The DNA window GATACTGGTAACATATGATCTCACTAGTGGGATTTAAATTTTATAACTATGAATTATTTTGTACTGCACGATGAGGGTTGTGAGATAATGGTTTTGCTTCATTTAAAGCATTGGATATCACCCCTTTGATACTTGCCTTAACTTGTCGCAGGCACACCTAAGAAGGCTAacaagaagaagaggaagaaaggGAACCAAAACTTGTCAGAAGAGGGCGATCAGCAATTGAGAAAGAATGATGAAACTGATCAGGAGGCAATGAAGAGTAAGAAATGGAATCATAACTTATGCTAATTAAGTGCTGCATACTATTCAGTTTCAATGCATGTTTTCTGTCCCTCTGTGTgtgtatgtgttttttttttttttttttttttttttttttttttttttttttttttttgggggggggggttGGAAGAAGGAAGGGGGGGGGGGGTGTTGGAGGGTGTGTTCGTATGGATGTTTGTGAGTGCATTTGTTTTGTGCGTGGTGGGTGGGTGGGTGGGTGGTTGCATGTGCGCATGCATGTGTATTTGTGTCATGCACGCATGGCCTAGTTGAAAGGATCAAATTTATGTGATATATTAGTGAACTGCTACTAAGGAATCTTTGTAAGGAGTAAATTGAAACTACTATTATGAGGAAGGCATAGGGCTTGTCATTTGTTATGATTGAAACATCTTGACCAAAGTAAAGGCAAAATGGGATTTTATAAACTTCTCTAATAGAAAGGAGAAATCACAATAATCTAACATTCAAGAGTTCAGGGAAGAACATCACCAAGAAAATACAATAAATAATGTGTTACTGTAAAAGCATAATAGTTCCTTAAGTTTGATCCCAAATTTTGTTTGAAGAGCTTTGAGTCATATATCTACCTTCTCTTCAATAAGGGAAATGATTAATTTTGCATGCTCTTCCTAATAAACCAAGCATGAAGTATTGTTATGTCCATCTATGACTTGGGATGAGACTGAAAATATGAGATGTTTTTCTGAATTTTCTATTCAGGTACTTCAAAAGGCGAAGAACTCTCCCTTCTTTTGTATTCACACAGTAGAGAATCTAGAAACTTGAAAAAAGTAGTCTTTTTTGTTACACCTAAGAATGGTTAAGGATGAAGGATCAACTGAATTTTGAGTTGTGAGAATGCTTGTTGAGATGTTTTATGTTGCAGTGGTCATGAAAGGACCGCTCTTGACACGATTTAACATTAATTTCAGCTGCATTAACTTTTGCAACAAACCTTGTCTCAAGAGATAAAGACTATAATTGTCTGGATGATAGTTGAATACAAGATTGATTGCAACAGTGAAGATATGTTGGTTGCCTTAGCAATTTCAAAGTTAGGTATAAGGAAAAGGGTTGGAATCTAGTGTTCAAGATTCAAGACAAGGTTTGTTCAAAGAAGGATGGTAAACCTATTATCATTGTAAGATTAGAACATCTAGAATGATAAAGATTATAAAAGTTTATGGTTTAGTTAATTCTTCATTTTGTTATGTCCTGTAAAAGTTAGCATTTCTCATAGAGGACGAAATCAAGCCGTAAGGCCACCACAAGGAAAGGTGGTTACAATTTACGTTCCACCTGCCTTTGTACTGTATTATGTTTCTGCTTTCAGTCGCATCATATATTCTTGTTGCTGTTATTTTGTATCTGCATCATGCAAATCACATATTTATGCTTGAGAGTAATTTAACAACAAAAAGGAGATGCGTGCATGTAGCAATTTTCATGTTCCTATTAGGTGCACTAGTCAAATTGCCAAAAAGGGGAGATGCAGGACGCTGTCAATTTGTTCATGTGTGGATGGCATTCTTCTTCTCATTCTCCTCCTTCTTCTACTTCCAGTAAACTGAAGTATATATAGCATTGCTTAAGGGTCACTTTTTTTCATGTGCATAGATTGTATGTCTATATTGTTTCTGGTTCGTGTTGTCTATGGTTTCTTTGTACTGCAGCAGTGTGTCTATATCACTATGCCCCAGCGTTGTACCTTTTTAGGCCATGCTTTTCAAGGTTGTTGTCAGAGTGTATGCTGTTCTTTCCAGTGCATGGAGAAGAATGCATGTACAATGTGTAGAACAGCACCGCCACATCATTATGAAAACATAGTTTGGCTTTCCTGGCAGGTAATGGTGAGACTGGTGATGGGGTTGTGGAGGATGATTTGAACGAGCCAACCATGGGGGAAAAGCTTGAAAAATTAAATTTGGTAGATGGTGGAATAGACATGAGCCATGAAAAGCAAGAGCCCTCCCCTCTTGCCCAGCCTCGTGCTGACTCTGTTAATGTTTTGCTCAAGCAAGCATTGCATGCTGATGATCGTGCCCTCCTCTTAGATTGCTTATATACACAAGATGAGAAGGTTTTCTTCTAACCTTATCTTCATGCTTCTGGATAATTTTAATTGATACTTTTGTGGAGAAGTAATAATAGATCATTTATGCATAAGGTAATCATGTCAAACTCATTTGTACTTGCAGGTTATAGCTAATTCGATGTCTCTTTTGAACCCTTCTGATGTTCTTAAGCTTCTGCAATTCCTCATATCCATAGTTGAGTCCAGgtgactctctctctctctctctctcgaatTTGAGGAAAACAGTCGTTGACCAAGGGAGCTCGAATACTTGCTAACATTGGAGTTAAGAACTGTCCTTCTGTTCGCAAATCTATACATGTTACAGTTATTACCTTATACAGCCGAAAGCTACCTTATTCCTCTTTCTTAATGTCAATTGCTTTTTTTGTCAGTaaaacataatataatatatatatatatatatatatatatattttataatgagGATATTCAACTTATATAGCAGGATATCTTTTGTCCTCCATTGTCATAGTGTGTAGGATTGGCCCATAAATGTCTAGATACTCTTGCAGAGTTTCACATGATTTCAATGCATGATCTCTTTGAGCTCAAGCTAAATGCTGGGCAGCCTTTGTATGTGATCCCACTTTAAAGTTTTGCTTCAGATTATGCCATCACTAATTTGAATGATTTTAGAGCACTATACTGTTCTATGGGTGCCTTTCTCTTGGCTGTAAAATAGAATCTGTTGAAAATACTGCTCCATGGATATTGTTTTGCTTTGTTGCAGCAGGGGTGCTGTGCTTGCATGTGCTCTTCCGTGGCTGAGAAGACTACTACTTCAGCACGCAAGTGGAATAATGTCACAGGAAGCTTCGCTGGTTGCCTTGAATTCTCTGTATCAGGTCTGAAATGGTGACTGGTTACCATGTTAAGAAACTTCTACGTGCAAATGTATATAAGCTTCAGAAGAACGTTTTTCCCTCCAATATCTCTTTTACTAGTACTGTTATGCATAAATTTTACCAAATCTCAAGGTTTTGTTGGAAGATTTGTCCAATTTCGTGACATGACTTTCCTTTATTTGGATTTCTGATTTGCTTGTGGTCATTTGCAGCTCATTGAATCGAGAGTGATGACCTTCAGACCAGCTCTTCAACTATCTGTCTCTCTGGATGTCCTTTACGCAGGAGTAAGCATAACTAAATGCAGAGTTAGGATTTGTCCTAAAGTTTGGATTGTCAACTGACCCCCTGTCTATGCTTCTTTTGGCAGGTAATCGATGAGAAAGAGGAGGAAGATGCTCCAGTGAAGCCAGTGATTTATGAGGACCATGACagtgaagaagaggaatcagaagatgcAATAATGGACATCAACCATGATAGCCCCGAGGAGGAGACATCTGACATAGTATTTGAAGAAGATAGTGATGCCAATGAAATGAGTGACTAAGTTGGCTGACAAGCCCTAAGAATGAGGTTCATAGGGATGTGGTAGAAGAAGTGTATATGTCATCTATGGAATTTGATACTGGTCAAGTCAGAGTGCAATTGCCACAAGGATGAAATTCTTCTTCAGACATGGCAGAAATGCTGGAGAACTCAGGCTATGACTAGAATACTGCAGAGATTAGCGCAGAATGTCAAGTGACTTATTCCTTCAAGTTTTGATCTGATCATTTTTGTTGTCTTTTTGCTATGTGCACACTCTATACCAAGAAATGCTCAGAGATAGCTGTTTTTTCCTTCCTTTTCCAGTTGATGTCTTCATTTTCTCTTGATAACAGAGGCTTCGAATGTTGTTCGAGATGAATTCACTCTTTCCACTCGTGTATGATCCATCCTCCAGCTCTTTCTTTTCTCTAGTTTGCTGCAACATGGGGAATTAGGGTGGAAAAGAGGGAGAAATCGTAATTTCTTTTGAAATCAATTAAGGCATACATGTAGAATGTCGCCTCTGGCAAGTACCAGAGATGATTTTAAACGTCCATGTTAGGACCTAAAAACACCTCATTCAAAGTAAAATACGACCTTGGCAGCAATCGTATACAGCCCTTAGTATATGCAGATCATTTGCTATAACATTCTCACATCATCCTAGTTGGCATTGGCAGCAATTCCAAGCGTGCTTCATAGTTTCCTCAGCACCACGAGTCATTCTCTTAATGCGCTTTGCTGCCTGCAAGGCCTACTGCGCAGCAGAACTGGCCTTTGCCAAGAGATAGCTGCCGGACTGGTCCTTGTCTCATTAGTCTTATCTTTGGTTGCTTGTGAAATAGAGGACCTGAAGACACCAGCATAGTGGCTTTAGAAAACTCCAAGGAACCTTAGCGGGGCAGTGATCTGTGCCTAGGGGGTCAAGATGATGCCCAAGCTATGTCCAACTCATTGGTGCTGCTCGTATGTGACAAGTAACTGTAACAATGTATAGCTTTAAATCAACTCAATTGATATAGTTCACGGTTGGCAGAAACACTAAGTAATGAAATAGTAATTGCTAACTGCAGTCTTCGCTATAAGCAATGAAAAACAAAAGCCAGTGCACCAGAAAAGCATCAAGTAGAAATACTACACCTTGAGGAGACAGCAATGCGCACTTGACTGGGCTGTGGCAATTACGCAACCTCAAAGCTAAAATGACAGCTCACAGAAAACCTGCACTGGACCTTTCCTTTTCTATAGAGGTTTGGAGCTTCCTTAAACAACTCACTAATGGGTTGAGTAACTCATATTGTGGAGCTAAAAATAATGAGCTTACCAAGAATCAATGCTTTTACTTCATGAATGCCAATCAGGATGTTGAATATCCTTCAAACTGCTTTTTGACATTAGGCCTCTGTTGAACACCTTCATGAATGCCAATCGGGATGTTGAATATCCTTCAAACTGCTTTTTGACATTAGACCTCTGTTGACCACCTTCATGAATGCCAATCAGGATGTTGAATATCAATCAAACTGCTTTTTGACATTAGGCCTCTGTTGAACACCTTCATGAATGCCAATCGGGATGTTGAATATCCTTCAAGCTGCTTTTTGACATTAGACCTCTGTTGACCACCTTCATGAATGCCAATCAGGATGTTGAATATACTTCAAACTGCTTTTTGACATTAGGCCTCTGTTGAACACCTTCATGAATGCCAATCGGGATGTTGAATATCCTTCAAACTGCCTTTTGACATTAGACCTCTGTTGACCACCTTCATGAATGCCAATCAGGATGTTGAATATCCTTCAAACTGCTTTTTGACATTAGGCCTCTGTTGACCACCTCGTTCCAAAAGAACCTTAAGATGTTTTCATCACCGACACAGGAAGCATTCAAGCTTCTATAGATTTTTAAAGTTATCATTAACCTCCTCTGATACATGTCATCCAACATGGCCGACGAGGCTGCGGTGTTCCCTACTTTCATGTAGGCATAGGCTAGACTACTATATATGACACTATCTCCCAACATACCCTTCTCTTTCATTATTGAAAAGACTCTTTCAGCATAATCAATCCTCTCTCTTTTACAGAACCTCCTTATTAGCGCCCTGTACAGAGAAACATCGATACAAAGACCTTTCTTAGCAAGTTCATCTGGGAGTCCTAGTATTACCTCTTCCTCATTTAAGTCACAGTAGCCATCTATGAGCCAGGAATAAGTGCAGTAGCTGGGAGAAAATCCAGCATTAAGCATGCTGATGAGGAAATCTTTTGCGTTAAGCATGTCTTGAACCTTGCAGAAACCATGAATCAGTGCCTTGTACGTGAATTGGTCCAACTTCAGTCCAGCCTCGAGCATCCTATTCCTCACTTTCAGTGCAGACCTCATATCCCTTATCTTGCAGTATGCATTAATCAAAGTGTTGCACGTAATATTATCAGGTTCTACTTTCTGCTCGCTCATCTCATTCAATAGCTTGTTGGCATCCCTCATTCTACCTTCTTCACATAACTTACGCAGGATCGAATTGTACGTTGCAACGCCGTGATACAGACCTTTGGCCACCATCACCTCTCGCAACCTTAAAGCCTCTTCAAGGTCATTTATTCTGCAATACCCATCAATTAAGGTGGTATACGTCACATGATTAGGCGTAACGCCTTTGATCTCCCTAAAAAGCCTTACAGCCTCTCTCATCCTGCCTTCCCTACAAAGTCCATATATAAGAGAGTTATAGGTTACAATATCAGGACTAACTCCTCCTCTTTCCATTCGATCTTGAACACACAGAGCTTCATAATGCATGCCCTTCTTGCAGTACAACGCTATCAACGTATTGAACGTAAAAAGGTCAGGATGGACACATTTAGACTCCATCTCAATCAATATATTTTCCGCCTTCTCCGCATCTGCAGACTTGCAACAAGCATGAATCAGCacgttatatatatggatatttggAACGACCCCGAGCCTAACCATTTTCTTGTATAATTTCCACACCATATCAGTCAACCTTTCCTTCGCCAAAGAACTCAGCAACACAGTGCAGGCAGG is part of the Rutidosis leptorrhynchoides isolate AG116_Rl617_1_P2 unplaced genomic scaffold, CSIRO_AGI_Rlap_v1 contig20, whole genome shotgun sequence genome and encodes:
- the LOC139881809 gene encoding uncharacterized protein; the protein is MAGSVSFNLETHHLAQSICGLIVKGQWNYPFHSKLSSVLTSSVVHQVLLNFSLRGPNPSHLLAFFKNVESMPRYKHSLQSSWTMIHILTRHGHFKSAQDLLEKIALRDFLSSPSVLGALARAHDDPDANSQVFSWLVIFYANSRMTQDAVQVFEHMRVCGLKPHLPACTVLLSSLAKERLTDMVWKLYKKMVRLGVVPNIHIYNVLIHACCKSADAEKAENILIEMESKCVHPDLFTFNTLIALYCKKGMHYEALCVQDRMERGGVSPDIVTYNSLIYGLCREGRMREAVRLFREIKGVTPNHVTYTTLIDGYCRINDLEEALRLREVMVAKGLYHGVATYNSILRKLCEEGRMRDANKLLNEMSEQKVEPDNITCNTLINAYCKIRDMRSALKVRNRMLEAGLKLDQFTYKALIHGFCKVQDMLNAKDFLISMLNAGFSPSYCTYSWLIDGYCDLNEEEVILGLPDELAKKGLCIDVSLYRALIRRFCKRERIDYAERVFSIMKEKGMLGDSVIYSSLAYAYMKVGNTAASSAMLDDMYQRRLMITLKIYRSLNASCVGDENILRFFWNEVVNRGLMSKSSLKDIQHPDWHS